TGGTCAAGCCGATGCCGGCCGGGATCATGACCCCGAGCCTGGCGGAATCGTGGACCGTGTCCAAGGACGGGACGACGTACGAGTTCATCATTCGCAAGGGCGCCCGGTTTCACAACGGCGAGCCGGTGACGGCGGAGGACGTGAGATTCTCCTTCGAGAGATACAAGGGCAGCGGCGCCAAGCTCCTGAAGGACAAGGTGAAGGACGTCCAGGTGGCGGCCCCGAACCGGGTCCGCTTCGTGCTGAAGGAGTCCTGGCAGGAATTCATGTCGTTCTACGGCACCTCCGCCACGGGCGCGGGCTGGATCGTGCCGAAGAAGTACGTCGAGAAGGTCGGCGACGACGGGTTCAAGAAGGCTCCGGTGGGCGCCGGGCCGTACAAGTTCGTCTCGTTCAGCCCCGGCCTCGAGCTGGTCGTCGAAGCTTTCCCGGACTACTGGCGAAAGACTCCGCAGGTGAAGCGCATAGTCATGCGCAGCATTCCCGACGAGAGCACGCGGGCCGCCGCCGTGAAGACCGGCGAGGTGGACCTGGCGTACCTCTTCGGCGGGGCGATCGCGACGGAGCTGCGTCGCTCGCCCGGAATCAAGATCGTCGCGCCGCTGGTCTACGGCATCTACTGGCTGGACTTCCTTGATCAGTGGGACCCGAAGTCTCCCTGGCATGATCCACGTGTCCGCATGGCGGCGGGTCTCTCGATCGATCGTAAGGCCCTCAACGAGGCGGAGATGCTCGGTCTCGGTCGGCTGACGGGCTCGTTTGTACCTCCGACGTTCGAATTCGCGCTGCATCTCGAGCCGCCCGCCTACGACCCCAAGCGCGCCAAGCAGCTCATGGTGGAGGCCGGCTATCCGAACGGCTTCGAGGCGGGTGACCTGACTCCGCTTCCGCCCTACTCCTCGCTGGCCGAGGCGGTGGGAGGCTATCTCCAGGCCATCGGGATCCGCAGCAGGGTACGGGGAATGGAGCGCGCCGCGTTCCTCACTGCGTGGAGAGAGAAGAAGCTGACGGGGCTTCTCATCGGCGCGACCGGCGCGGCGGGCAACGCCGCCGCGCGGCTCGAGCCCTTCTTTACCAAGGCCGGCATCTACGCGTACGGCACGCTTCCCGAGCTCGACGATCTGTTCCAGCGCCAGTCGAAGGAAACGGACCGCAGGCAGCGCGAGGCCCAGCTCCACCAGATCCAGAAGATCATCGCCGATCGCGTGCTCGTGTCGCCCTTGTTCCAGCAGGGCTTCATCTGGGGGGTGGGGCCGCGCGTCGCGGAATCCGGCGCGGGACTGATCCAGGGCTTTCCGTACGCGGCCCCTTGCGAGGACCTGAAGCTCCGGTAGGAGGAAAACGCAGATGGCCAGACCCATGCGCCGCGTCGTCACCGGACACAATGCCCAGGGCAAGTCGGTCATCCTCATCGACGTCCCGTCGCCGCACGCGCTCGAGCTCGACGGCTTGCCTGGTGTCGCCCTCATCAACCTGTGGGCGACCGATCGCGCGCCGGCGAGCAACGCGGGCGTGGCCGACGCCGCGGCCCGCCCGGTCGTCCTCGAGCCGCCCGAGTTGGGTACGATTTTCCGGGTGGTCGACTTTCCGCTGGACAAGCGTATGGCGGGCAAGGTCGACCGGGCGAAGGCCTTCGCGGCAATGGGCGCCGGCCACGCGATGGACCGGAGCGACGCGCGGTACCCGGCCATGCACAAGACGAACACCGTCGACTACGCGCTCGTTCTGGTTGGCGAGATCTGGGCGCTGATGGACGAAGGCGAAACGCTGCTCGAGGCCGGCGACTGCTTGATCCAGCGCGGGACCAACCACGCGTGGAGCAACCGCACGGACACGCCCTGCCGCGCCCGCCCGTTGTAGGCTGCCGGCTAGGGTCGCTGGCCGTACCCGCAGTTGCAGTTTCTGAGGAAGTAGATCGCGCACCAAAGCCTGTGCTGCATGGGCGTTTGGCGGTCCGCGCAGAACGAACAGTTCGGCTCGGAGTGGGGGTGGTCCAGCGGCAGGGACTCGGCCTCTTCGCTCTCCACCTCTCCGATCACTGAGAGCGGGGAGCCGCAGTCGCACATGGGGCGCTTGGTGCCGGGGGTCAGGGTGACCGTTCGGACCGCCCAGCAGCTGGGACAGGCGAACTGGTACATCTCCTTCTCGTCGCTGTCGTACCGGAGTGCCGTTGTGTTCATGGCTCTTCCTCCCTGGGACTGGATAGAGCAACTGGCATGCCGGAGCGGAAATACAAGCTTGGCGGGTACTTACGAGGCCGCCTGGGATTGCCGATTGACGAAATTTGTTGGCCGGGTAGGCGCACTTGGGCACTTGCCATACTTTCCAACTGCGTTCCAGCCCGGGTTATCCTCTCCGCGGACCGAATCGACCTAAAGGAGGAACCGACGATGACGGATGCGGATCGCCTTCGCTACCTTCGTGTCGCGCTCGTCCTGGTCGGTCTGATCTTCGTCTTTGGCATCTACCCGCTGGGCATGGTGTGGCGGTCCGGCTGGCAGTGGGGCGTGGGCCACTCGCACTATCACATGATGATCATCGGGGTCTACGCGACGCTCGGCGTCTTCCTGCTGATGGCGTCGAAGAACCCGGCGGCGCACACGAGCCTGATCTGGTTCACCGTCTGGTCGAGCATCGTGCACGCCGGCATCATGGGCGCCCAGTCCCTCGCCGATGCGAAGGAACGGAGGCACCTCATTGGTGACGTCCCAGCGCTCCTCGTCGTGGCCCTCGTCCTCGCGGTGTTTACTCCACGCGCGGAGCACTGAACCCCGGCAGGTTCTTCCCCAGCGCTCACGTTGTGATCGGAGTTGGGGCACACTCGGCCGTCGGATGAGACAGGAGGAGGAGCGATGGGGCGCCTGACGGGACGGACCGTGCTGATCACGGGGGCGGCGCGGGGGATCGGAGCGGCCTGCGCGCGCCGGCTCGCGGCCGACGGCGCGAAGCTGGTCCTCGCCGACCTCGACGGCGCGGGGGCGGAGAAGCTCGCGGCCGAGCTGGGTCAGGTGGCGGTCCGAGCCGACGTCACCCGACCCGAGGATATCGACCGCATCGTGGACGAGCCGTACCGGCGCTGGGGGCGGCTCGACGTGCTGTTCAACAATGCCGGTGTCATCCGTGTCCAGCCGATGCTCGAGGTCACGGGGGAGGAATGGGACCGCGTGATGGACGTCAACCTCCGCGCCGTCTTCTTCGTCCTGCAGGCCGTGGCGCGCAGGATGCTCGATCAGGATCTCATGCCGGAGTCGGAGCTGCGCGGCAAGCTGATCCAGACGGCCTCGATCGCTTCGTATCGGGGGGGCAACCACCTGATGACGCCCTACTCGGCCTCCAAGGCCGGCGTGGTCAGCCTCACGCGCTCCGCGGCCCAGGTGTTGGCCCCGCATCGGATCACGTCGAACTGCGTCTGCCCGGGAGCGGTCGAGACGGCGATGTGGGAGCAGATCGACCGCGAGTGGGGCGCCCTCGAGGGCCTGGGGCAGGGCGAAGCGTGGAAGCGCAGGATCCGGAACATCCCGCTGGGACGCCCCGAGCGGGCCGAGGACGTAGCCGGCGTCGTGGCGTTTCTTGCCGGGCCCGACTCCGACTACATGACCGGGCAGGCCCTCAATGTGGACGGCGGCATCGTCATGGGCAGCTAGGGAGGAAGAACGGAATGGCCGAGACAGCGCGCGATGGCGCCGAGCTCCGGATGGACCAGACGAGTCTCTATCGTGAGGAGACGTACACCGACCGCAGGCTGGGCGCGCTGCCGCTGACCTTCGAGATCGAAGCGGGCTCGCTCGGAGAGGCTACGGAGAACTTCGCCGCCGGCGCGAAGGTCGCCGCCGAGCGCGCGGTCAAGGAGCTTCAGGAGATGCGCCGCGAGGCGGCCTTGCCCATCATCATTCTGGACCGCGTGCCCCCGGGTCTCGGCGGGCCCGACGGTCCGCGCGGGAGCGGCAATATCCAACTGCGGTAGGCGCCCCAAGTCCGCCGTGAGATCGATCTGCGCGTGGTGCCGGGCCGAGGGGTCGCCGGCGGATCTCGGGGAGTGTGAGCCGCTGGAGGACCCCGACGAGACGCACGGCCTCTGCCAGCGGCACCTGACGCAGTTCCTGGCGGCGGCACGCTCTCGACCATCGGCCGGTCTCCGGCTCCTGATCGTGGTCATGCGCAGCGATCAAAGTCTGTACGAGTACCTCACGCGGGGGATGGCTGGAGTCGAGGGGGTCCATGTCATGGCCGACCGGCGGCATGGCGAGCGGCGCAGAGAGGCCCGCTCAGTCTCCGGAGAGCGCCGGCAGGCCGACCGGCGACAGTCCCGGGGCGTCGTTCACTCGATGGGTTGCACCTTCGTAAGATTCCCCCTCGCATACGGTGCAGGGTGACGAGAAGGGTCCAGATGCGAGGCGGCGCCCCGCTGTTCGAGTTGAACGACGGCGTATGCCGTCGTGAGACGAGGGCTGAGTTGAATCCGCAGGCGAACCGTACAACTGTCTCAGCCCTCGCCTCGTGGCTTCGCCCCTCAGCTCGAACAGCCACGAGCCTGCGGCCGAGGGCGCCAACGAAGCAGATGGGCCCTTATCGGCAGCCTGCTAGCCGCGCGGGTCGAAGGCGTCCCGGCCGCGTTGGTAGGTGGCTTGGCGCTGGGCGGGGTTCCTGTTCACGAGCGGGCGTCGGAACATCGGGTGCGTGTAGCTCCGCACCTCGTGCTCGATGACGCACAGGCATTCGCGCGTGTCGGGGTCCACGATCTTTTCGAAGCGGTACTGGTAGTCCATGCTCTCTTCGCTGACGAGCCCGTGCTTGTCGAGCCACTCGTGGGGGCCGGAGAAGTTCGCGATGTAGACGGCGATGTGATAGCCGTCGTAGGCCGGGATGGGCGCCGAAGTCTCCCGGAAGACGAGCTCCTGACGCTGGCCGATCCTGACGTGCGCGGCCACGCCGTCCGCGTCGGGCGTCACCGCGGCGGGGGCGCCCATGACCTGCTCATAGAAGCGCGCGATGCCGGCCGCGCGCCCGGGCTCGACGGGGAATTCAACGTGGGTGATGCCGAGCGTCATGTCGCCAAACGACGGCCCGGCCGCGTGCAGGCGAAGCCGGTTGCCCCATGGTGCGGTGACCGCGACGTACTTGTCCTCGACGCTGTAGGCGAACTTCGTGCCCGCGAGCAGTTCGCGGACGCTTCCGAGCCGCGTCGCGAGCGCTTCGAGATCGGGGACCACGATCTGGACGTGGCCGCGCATGACGTTCGGCTCGCCCGTCGGCAGGTGGAACTGCGTCTGGCCCATGTTGATCCACATGTTCTCGACCCCGACCATGACGTAGGGGTCGCGCGTGAAGCCCAGACCCTGGATGTAGAAGGCCGTGGCCGTCCGCTGGTCGGGCACGCGCACGTTCACGTGCTCCAGCATGAGGATGTTGCCGACGTCCTGCTGGTGCCGGTCGTAGCGCTTCATGACGATCCTCCTCACGGTCGGGTGTGGCGCCTATCCTAGCCCAGCGCGCAGCCGGAAGCCAGACGAAGGATTTTGCGATATAGTCCGGCCCATGGACACGGGGAGCCCGGCTGGAGCCGGGAACGAGTACGTGGCGCGGGCGCGCCGGCTTGCGCCCCAGATCGAAGCCTGCGCGGACCAGATCGAGCAGGAGCGGCGCCTGTCGCAGCCGGTGCTGG
Above is a window of Candidatus Methylomirabilota bacterium DNA encoding:
- a CDS encoding glucose 1-dehydrogenase; this translates as MGRLTGRTVLITGAARGIGAACARRLAADGAKLVLADLDGAGAEKLAAELGQVAVRADVTRPEDIDRIVDEPYRRWGRLDVLFNNAGVIRVQPMLEVTGEEWDRVMDVNLRAVFFVLQAVARRMLDQDLMPESELRGKLIQTASIASYRGGNHLMTPYSASKAGVVSLTRSAAQVLAPHRITSNCVCPGAVETAMWEQIDREWGALEGLGQGEAWKRRIRNIPLGRPERAEDVAGVVAFLAGPDSDYMTGQALNVDGGIVMGS
- a CDS encoding cupin domain-containing protein, whose product is MARPMRRVVTGHNAQGKSVILIDVPSPHALELDGLPGVALINLWATDRAPASNAGVADAAARPVVLEPPELGTIFRVVDFPLDKRMAGKVDRAKAFAAMGAGHAMDRSDARYPAMHKTNTVDYALVLVGEIWALMDEGETLLEAGDCLIQRGTNHAWSNRTDTPCRARPL
- a CDS encoding DUF6632 domain-containing protein codes for the protein MTDADRLRYLRVALVLVGLIFVFGIYPLGMVWRSGWQWGVGHSHYHMMIIGVYATLGVFLLMASKNPAAHTSLIWFTVWSSIVHAGIMGAQSLADAKERRHLIGDVPALLVVALVLAVFTPRAEH
- a CDS encoding ABC transporter substrate-binding protein, encoding MRAPRSFLTAVLVLVTLAGIPPALAAPEGTMTIGVHVTLVSRWLDPAETEALITPFMVLYALHDGLVKPMPAGIMTPSLAESWTVSKDGTTYEFIIRKGARFHNGEPVTAEDVRFSFERYKGSGAKLLKDKVKDVQVAAPNRVRFVLKESWQEFMSFYGTSATGAGWIVPKKYVEKVGDDGFKKAPVGAGPYKFVSFSPGLELVVEAFPDYWRKTPQVKRIVMRSIPDESTRAAAVKTGEVDLAYLFGGAIATELRRSPGIKIVAPLVYGIYWLDFLDQWDPKSPWHDPRVRMAAGLSIDRKALNEAEMLGLGRLTGSFVPPTFEFALHLEPPAYDPKRAKQLMVEAGYPNGFEAGDLTPLPPYSSLAEAVGGYLQAIGIRSRVRGMERAAFLTAWREKKLTGLLIGATGAAGNAAARLEPFFTKAGIYAYGTLPELDDLFQRQSKETDRRQREAQLHQIQKIIADRVLVSPLFQQGFIWGVGPRVAESGAGLIQGFPYAAPCEDLKLR